In Pedobacter sp. SL55, the following proteins share a genomic window:
- a CDS encoding phytoene desaturase family protein, with the protein MAPSCLLYYIGVNKKIPKLQHHNLFFETDFDTHAKAIYETQQWPENPLYYVCCPSKTDAAVAPEGMENLFLLIPVAPGLQDTEEIRAKYFDEIIDRLEDFCGERFKENIVSKTTYAYTDFVKDYNAFKGNAYGLANTLGQTAVLKPSIKNKKIDNLYYAGQLTVPGPGVPPSIISGQVVANYIIKHQK; encoded by the coding sequence ATGGCACCTTCTTGCTTGTTATATTATATTGGTGTAAATAAAAAAATTCCTAAATTACAGCATCATAATCTTTTTTTCGAAACAGATTTTGATACGCATGCCAAAGCCATTTATGAAACGCAGCAATGGCCAGAAAACCCCTTATATTACGTATGTTGCCCATCTAAAACAGATGCTGCTGTTGCTCCAGAAGGGATGGAAAATTTATTTTTGCTTATTCCTGTAGCTCCTGGCTTACAAGATACAGAAGAGATAAGAGCTAAGTATTTTGATGAAATAATAGATCGGTTAGAAGATTTTTGCGGTGAGCGGTTTAAAGAAAACATTGTTAGCAAAACCACTTATGCTTATACCGATTTTGTAAAGGATTACAATGCTTTTAAAGGCAATGCTTACGGGTTGGCAAATACCTTGGGGCAAACGGCCGTGTTAAAGCCATCGATAAAAAATAAAAAAATAGATAATTTATACTATGCAGGTCAGCTTACTGTTCCAGGGCCAGGCGTTCCGCCTTCCATTATTTCCGGACAAGTAGTAGCCAATTACATCATAAAGCACCAAAAATAA
- a CDS encoding MerR family transcriptional regulator, translating into MGIIAKYSIKELEVLTGIRAATLRMWEKRYQIITPLRTQTNIRYYGNEHLKLLLNVNVLNRSGIKISHIAKMNASEIIEKVKDLSFVKTGDEDLFDGLMLSMIDLDEALFHQAFYKAVARLGFEDTINRIIFPFFSRIGIMWQIDSINPAQEHFISNMVRQKLIAAIDNTATIMDAKAKKVLMFLPETELHELGMLFLNYLLKNKGYRTIYLGQAVPLNDLSRILQISDPDILITSVFNSISLGDITAFVNKLIVVPSTKKVFIASAGIYESEATFPSHFKIFETLRDLAAEF; encoded by the coding sequence ATGGGAATAATCGCTAAGTATTCAATAAAAGAACTAGAAGTTCTAACTGGAATTAGGGCGGCTACATTGCGTATGTGGGAAAAGCGATATCAAATCATTACCCCTTTGCGAACTCAAACTAACATACGTTATTATGGTAACGAGCATCTTAAATTACTGCTCAATGTAAATGTGCTTAATCGAAGCGGAATTAAAATTTCGCACATTGCCAAAATGAATGCCAGCGAAATTATAGAAAAGGTTAAAGACTTAAGTTTTGTTAAAACTGGCGATGAAGACCTTTTTGATGGCCTGATGTTAAGTATGATTGATTTGGATGAGGCTTTATTTCATCAGGCGTTTTATAAAGCCGTGGCACGTTTAGGCTTCGAAGATACCATCAATCGCATTATTTTTCCTTTCTTTAGCCGCATAGGCATCATGTGGCAAATAGATTCCATCAATCCGGCACAAGAGCATTTTATTAGTAACATGGTTAGGCAAAAGCTAATTGCCGCTATAGACAACACCGCCACTATAATGGATGCAAAAGCAAAAAAAGTGTTAATGTTTTTGCCCGAAACCGAACTCCATGAATTGGGAATGCTATTTCTTAATTATCTGTTGAAAAACAAAGGTTACCGAACCATTTACCTTGGACAGGCCGTACCTTTGAACGATCTATCAAGGATTTTGCAAATTAGCGATCCTGATATTTTAATAACCAGTGTGTTTAACTCCATCTCGTTAGGAGATATTACCGCTTTTGTTAATAAGCTAATTGTGGTTCCATCTACAAAAAAAGTTTTTATAGCTAGTGCAGGTATTTACGAGTCAGAAGCAACTTTTCCTTCGCATTTTAAAATATTTGAGACGCTTAGAGATTTAGCAGCCGAGTTTTAA
- a CDS encoding TonB-dependent receptor, giving the protein MKKLRFAVLAALLCPLVALAQFKISGKVSGTEGKALSGAGVKLKNKNFTAGTNANGVYEFSNLPAGSYTLVVSYLGYATQEKSVTVAANTTADFTLQQLSFVADEVVVSATRVAKNAAFTYKNLSKADLEKTNQGQDLPYLLNQTPSVVVTSDAGAGIGYTGIRIRGSDATRINVTLNGIPLNDAESQGSFFINLPDLASSVDNIQIQRGVGTSTNGAGAFGASLNIQTTTRRDSAYAELNNTYGSFETWRNTVSAGTGLINNKFSFDARLSRIKSDGYVDRASSDLKSFFVTGAYYGKNDILRVNVFSGTEKTYQAWNGIDREMLQTNRRHNDFTYENQTDNYQQDHYQLFYTRNLSKQLVANAALHYTYGRGYYEEFKTAQNLSEYKILPVVVRDPITDNIVTFYNTSDLVRRLWLDNDFYGTTYSLAYTPSNNLNFTLGGAYNRYEGRHFDEVVWAQFANYNVYDLAGNASGIRHRYNDNDAFKSDFNIFGRVNYQLDKLNLYADLQYRNVFYSFYGRLDAVNFAQQNARLEFFNPKFGLTYSLTDRSNVYASVAVGNKEPNRRDFTDSNTGTRPKHENLTDIEFGYRTQQGNFNIGANGFAMIYKNQLINTGKLNEVGGQTRQNVPDSYRIGLELDARWQIVKNFSWTATATLSQSKIKNFTEYVYDDTRIGELLTFDYSNTNIAYSPRFIGSNEFAYTYKNAGIALVSKYVGKQNLDNTSSKERVLDAFFINDLRLTYNVKALGIKNIGLNFLVNNIFDVRYAANGGAGAYLSNGDFGRYEYFYPQATRNFLLSLNFKF; this is encoded by the coding sequence TTGAAAAAATTAAGATTTGCAGTTTTGGCTGCACTGCTGTGTCCGCTTGTGGCGTTGGCACAGTTCAAAATTTCGGGAAAAGTTTCCGGAACCGAAGGTAAAGCGCTTTCTGGCGCTGGTGTGAAATTAAAAAACAAAAACTTTACTGCGGGTACTAACGCTAATGGCGTTTACGAGTTTAGTAATTTGCCAGCGGGAAGTTACACCTTAGTAGTAAGCTATTTAGGTTATGCTACACAAGAGAAGAGTGTAACGGTTGCTGCCAACACTACAGCAGATTTTACTTTGCAACAACTGTCTTTTGTTGCCGATGAGGTAGTAGTAAGTGCAACCAGAGTAGCTAAAAATGCAGCGTTTACCTACAAGAATTTAAGCAAGGCCGATTTAGAGAAAACCAACCAAGGGCAAGATTTACCTTATTTGCTTAACCAAACACCATCGGTAGTAGTGACTTCTGATGCTGGAGCTGGTATAGGTTACACCGGTATACGCATTAGAGGTAGCGATGCTACACGTATCAACGTAACGCTAAATGGTATTCCGTTGAATGATGCCGAAAGTCAGGGCAGTTTCTTTATTAACTTACCAGATTTAGCTTCTTCGGTAGATAACATTCAAATTCAGCGTGGTGTAGGCACATCTACCAATGGCGCTGGTGCTTTTGGTGCTAGTTTAAATATCCAGACTACTACCAGAAGAGATTCGGCCTATGCCGAGTTGAACAATACTTATGGCTCTTTCGAAACGTGGAGAAACACGGTAAGTGCGGGTACAGGTTTAATCAACAATAAATTTAGTTTTGATGCTCGTTTATCTCGTATTAAATCTGATGGTTACGTAGATAGGGCATCTTCAGATTTGAAATCGTTTTTTGTAACGGGTGCCTATTATGGTAAAAATGATATTTTGCGTGTAAATGTATTTAGCGGTACTGAAAAAACTTACCAAGCATGGAATGGTATTGATAGAGAAATGCTGCAAACGAATCGTAGACACAACGATTTTACTTATGAAAACCAAACGGATAACTATCAGCAAGATCACTATCAGTTATTTTATACCCGCAACTTAAGTAAGCAATTGGTGGCTAATGCCGCTTTGCACTACACTTATGGCAGAGGTTATTACGAAGAATTTAAGACAGCCCAAAACTTATCGGAATATAAAATTTTGCCAGTTGTGGTTAGAGATCCAATTACCGATAATATTGTAACATTTTATAATACTTCTGATTTAGTACGCAGGTTATGGTTAGATAATGATTTTTACGGAACAACCTATTCGTTAGCCTATACACCATCAAATAATTTAAATTTCACTTTAGGAGGCGCTTACAATCGTTACGAAGGAAGACATTTCGACGAAGTGGTTTGGGCACAGTTTGCCAACTATAATGTTTACGATTTGGCCGGCAATGCATCTGGCATACGTCATAGGTATAACGATAATGATGCTTTTAAGAGTGATTTCAATATTTTCGGAAGGGTTAACTATCAATTAGATAAATTAAATCTCTATGCAGATCTGCAGTATCGTAATGTATTCTATTCTTTCTATGGCAGATTAGATGCGGTTAATTTTGCGCAACAAAATGCCCGTCTAGAATTTTTCAATCCTAAGTTTGGTTTAACTTATAGCTTAACAGACCGAAGCAATGTTTATGCTTCTGTTGCTGTAGGCAACAAAGAGCCGAATAGAAGAGATTTTACAGACTCCAATACAGGAACGCGACCTAAACACGAAAACTTAACAGACATTGAGTTCGGGTACCGCACACAACAAGGTAATTTTAATATTGGTGCCAATGGTTTCGCTATGATTTACAAGAATCAATTGATTAATACGGGCAAATTAAATGAAGTAGGTGGGCAAACCCGTCAGAATGTGCCAGATAGTTACCGTATTGGTTTAGAGTTAGATGCTCGTTGGCAAATTGTTAAGAATTTTTCGTGGACAGCAACAGCAACTTTAAGCCAAAGTAAGATCAAGAACTTTACCGAATATGTTTATGATGATACCAGAATTGGCGAATTGTTGACTTTCGATTATAGCAATACCAATATTGCTTATTCGCCACGTTTTATAGGTTCAAATGAGTTTGCATACACTTATAAAAACGCTGGGATTGCTTTGGTAAGTAAATATGTAGGTAAGCAAAATTTAGATAATACGTCATCAAAAGAAAGAGTTTTAGATGCTTTTTTTATTAATGATTTGCGTTTGACTTATAATGTAAAAGCATTAGGCATTAAAAATATTGGATTAAACTTCTTAGTGAATAACATTTTTGATGTACGTTATGCGGCCAATGGTGGTGCTGGTGCTTACCTATCTAATGGAGATTTTGGTAGATACGAATATTTCTATCCACAAGCTACACGTAACTTCTTGTTAAGCTTAAACTTTAAATTCTAG
- a CDS encoding SRPBCC family protein has protein sequence MKKYQLYRETILPITLLEAWDFFSNPSNLSKITPKEMEFKVVTPNLPQHIHNGLIIEYVVRPLAGVPLKWVSQISSVNAPYSFADEQLKGPYAYWHHEHTFEEKDGKVLMKDKVTYAISFGWLGRLANTLIVRKKLAHIFDYRTTQILNIFKAG, from the coding sequence ATGAAAAAATATCAATTATATAGAGAAACTATATTGCCCATTACGCTCTTAGAGGCTTGGGACTTTTTTAGTAATCCGAGTAATTTGTCTAAAATTACGCCCAAAGAAATGGAATTTAAGGTGGTTACCCCTAATTTGCCCCAACACATTCATAACGGTTTAATTATTGAGTATGTAGTTAGGCCTTTGGCTGGTGTACCGTTAAAGTGGGTAAGCCAAATTAGCTCGGTTAATGCGCCATATTCGTTCGCAGACGAGCAGTTGAAAGGCCCTTATGCTTATTGGCACCACGAACATACTTTTGAAGAAAAAGACGGCAAAGTATTAATGAAAGACAAAGTAACCTACGCTATTTCGTTTGGTTGGCTAGGCAGATTGGCAAATACTTTAATTGTGCGTAAAAAGCTAGCACATATTTTTGATTATCGTACCACTCAAATACTTAATATATTTAAAGCTGGTTAA
- a CDS encoding DUF1572 family protein yields the protein MTNNYLESVKKQFQYYKMLGDKTFAQLTEETLFWQYNEDSNSIAMIVNHLHGNMLSRFTAFLTTDGEKQWRNRDLEFEHQTVSKTEILRKWEEGWACLFNAIAPLNEADLDKIVYIRNQGHTVTEAINRQLAHYPYHIGQMVMLGKMLASQGWQSLSIPKGKSEAYNAEKFAEQPQKAHFTDEFINKPNEN from the coding sequence ATGACCAACAATTACCTCGAAAGCGTTAAAAAGCAATTCCAGTATTACAAAATGCTCGGCGATAAAACTTTCGCTCAGCTAACTGAAGAAACTTTGTTTTGGCAATACAATGAAGATAGCAACAGCATTGCTATGATTGTAAACCATCTTCACGGTAATATGCTTTCTCGATTTACAGCGTTTCTCACTACCGACGGCGAAAAACAATGGCGAAATAGAGATCTAGAATTTGAGCACCAGACGGTCAGTAAAACCGAGATTTTAAGAAAATGGGAAGAAGGTTGGGCTTGCCTTTTCAATGCAATTGCCCCGTTAAACGAAGCTGATTTAGATAAAATCGTTTATATACGCAACCAAGGCCACACGGTAACAGAAGCTATTAACAGGCAATTGGCACACTACCCCTACCATATCGGTCAAATGGTAATGCTGGGCAAAATGTTGGCTAGCCAAGGTTGGCAATCGTTATCTATTCCAAAAGGAAAATCTGAAGCATATAATGCAGAAAAATTTGCCGAGCAACCCCAAAAAGCTCACTTCACAGATGAATTTATAAACAAACCAAATGAAAACTGA
- a CDS encoding DUF3820 family protein gives MNPELLKELVAMRMPYGKYKGWVLCDIPEHYLVWYQSKGFPAGKLGMLLATLYEIKLNGLEYLLQPLKR, from the coding sequence ATGAACCCAGAATTACTTAAAGAGCTTGTTGCAATGAGAATGCCTTATGGCAAATATAAAGGTTGGGTTTTGTGCGATATCCCAGAGCATTATCTAGTTTGGTACCAAAGCAAAGGTTTTCCGGCTGGGAAATTGGGAATGTTGTTAGCTACACTTTATGAAATTAAGCTAAATGGGCTGGAATATTTGTTGCAGCCGTTGAAAAGGTAA
- a CDS encoding DUF1801 domain-containing protein → MKTEIQDYNNKQLAEDKAICDLLALTIDVELSEAENKIWHAHPVWFLDGNPVVGYSKLKDSVRLLFWSGQSFEEEALQNEGKFKAAEARYTAVEQVNIADLKRWLAKAKDIQWDYKNIVKRKGRLERLK, encoded by the coding sequence ATGAAAACTGAGATACAGGATTACAACAACAAGCAGTTAGCTGAAGACAAAGCTATTTGCGATTTACTAGCACTAACCATTGATGTTGAACTGAGCGAAGCAGAAAATAAAATTTGGCATGCGCATCCGGTTTGGTTTTTAGATGGCAACCCAGTTGTTGGTTATAGCAAGTTGAAAGACAGCGTTCGTTTACTGTTCTGGAGCGGGCAATCTTTTGAGGAAGAAGCCTTGCAAAACGAAGGTAAGTTTAAAGCTGCCGAAGCTCGTTATACCGCTGTTGAGCAGGTAAACATAGCAGACTTAAAGCGTTGGTTAGCAAAAGCGAAGGACATTCAATGGGATTATAAAAACATTGTTAAACGAAAAGGAAGATTAGAAAGGTTAAAGTAA
- a CDS encoding lycopene cyclase domain-containing protein, with product MKHYTYLLVNFFSVIVPFIASFHPKLMFWKNVKAFLPANIITTILFLIWDVWFTEKGVWGFNPDYIVGIFIWNLPIEEILFFLCIPYACLFSYHCFGVWKELGLRNYSTKLISVVLVVFGLVMFAVYYNKMYPMMNFLVFTLLIAYLGFIKKPNWLGQFYFTYLIMIVPFLIVNGILTGTGLDAPIVWYNNQEIIGIRIKTIPFEDVFYGMSLIGLNIFLYERFLVKLKNNRNV from the coding sequence ATGAAGCATTATACCTATCTACTCGTTAACTTTTTCTCGGTAATAGTTCCTTTTATCGCTTCCTTTCATCCGAAATTGATGTTTTGGAAAAATGTAAAGGCCTTTTTGCCTGCAAATATCATTACTACCATTTTATTTTTAATATGGGATGTTTGGTTTACAGAAAAAGGGGTTTGGGGCTTTAACCCAGATTATATTGTAGGAATATTTATCTGGAATTTGCCAATCGAAGAAATTCTGTTTTTTCTCTGTATTCCTTACGCCTGTTTGTTCTCTTACCATTGTTTTGGGGTTTGGAAAGAATTGGGGCTACGTAATTACTCCACAAAGTTGATTTCGGTAGTTTTGGTGGTTTTTGGCTTAGTGATGTTTGCAGTGTATTACAATAAGATGTACCCAATGATGAATTTCTTGGTTTTTACCTTGCTTATAGCTTATCTAGGATTTATTAAAAAGCCCAATTGGCTTGGGCAGTTCTATTTCACTTACCTCATCATGATCGTTCCATTTTTAATTGTAAACGGCATTTTGACTGGTACGGGTTTAGATGCACCAATTGTTTGGTACAACAATCAAGAAATTATAGGTATTCGTATTAAAACTATTCCTTTCGAAGATGTTTTTTACGGAATGAGTTTAATCGGATTGAATATTTTTCTTTACGAGAGGTTTTTGGTTAAATTAAAGAATAACAGGAACGTTTAA
- a CDS encoding WD40 repeat domain-containing protein: MLRHLHTFTGHQNPIYALVKSDKEGIFFTAGNDKGVVEWSLKKMAFVMVKLPVQSSVYYLHNYNNQLFIGERSGAFSVFDFEKQEVVARINAHPKPIFGMATIATKKELLTSSEDGTVAIWSLNDFSEIYRLPISNETVRCIAVSPDEKEVAFGCKDGTIHIYHAQDYSLKHVLKEHTMAITSIAYHPFGKYLISGSRDAQLKIWDLPTYELSKSIPAHMFGIYDIAFHLTLPYFATASQDKSIKLWDAENFKLYKIISIEKMGFGHSHSINKLTWSHDGSKLLSTGDDKKVMVWELES; encoded by the coding sequence ATGCTAAGACACCTACACACCTTTACAGGGCATCAAAATCCCATTTATGCACTGGTAAAATCTGATAAAGAGGGTATTTTTTTTACAGCTGGCAACGACAAAGGTGTGGTAGAATGGTCTTTGAAGAAAATGGCATTTGTGATGGTAAAACTACCTGTGCAAAGCTCTGTTTACTATTTGCATAATTACAACAATCAGTTGTTTATAGGAGAGAGAAGTGGTGCTTTCTCTGTTTTCGATTTTGAAAAACAAGAAGTTGTCGCCAGAATTAATGCACATCCAAAACCTATTTTTGGAATGGCAACTATTGCAACCAAAAAGGAATTACTTACCAGTAGCGAAGATGGGACGGTTGCCATTTGGTCGCTAAATGATTTTTCGGAAATTTATCGTTTGCCAATTTCTAATGAGACAGTACGGTGTATCGCTGTATCACCAGATGAAAAGGAAGTTGCTTTTGGCTGTAAAGATGGCACTATACATATTTACCATGCTCAAGATTACAGCTTAAAGCATGTGTTAAAAGAGCATACGATGGCCATTACATCGATAGCTTATCATCCTTTTGGAAAATATTTGATTTCTGGAAGCAGAGATGCACAATTAAAAATTTGGGATTTACCAACTTATGAACTGAGCAAAAGTATTCCTGCCCACATGTTCGGCATTTACGATATCGCTTTTCATCTTACGCTACCTTATTTTGCAACGGCAAGCCAAGATAAAAGCATTAAGCTTTGGGATGCCGAAAACTTTAAGCTTTATAAGATCATTAGTATTGAAAAAATGGGCTTCGGGCACAGTCATTCGATCAACAAACTAACTTGGAGCCACGATGGCAGCAAATTACTATCTACTGGCGATGATAAAAAAGTGATGGTTTGGGAGTTAGAAAGTTAG
- a CDS encoding phytoene desaturase family protein: MMHKVPPRIVVIGAGFAGLSAAITLADKGYSVTVVEKNKEIGGRARVFEKDGFTFDMGPSWYWMPEVMEKFFNQFAKSTTDYFELKRLDPSYQVIYGKDDVLAVPASYQALKNAFEEIEEGSSVQLDQFLAEAEYKYNVGINEFVHKPGLSISEFMDVKVIKAATKLDLLQSFAKHVRRYFKSPKLLQLLEFPVLFLGAVPKNIPALYSMMNYADIKLGTWYPMGGFGKLAQAMHLLAVEKGVAFKTNTAVQSIEVQAGQAKKVITAQGEIEADVVIGAGDYHHIDQHLLPKPLRNYSEKAGIKE; encoded by the coding sequence ATGATGCATAAAGTTCCTCCTCGTATAGTAGTTATCGGCGCCGGCTTTGCCGGATTAAGTGCGGCTATTACTTTGGCAGACAAAGGTTACAGTGTAACTGTAGTAGAAAAAAACAAAGAAATAGGCGGAAGAGCACGAGTGTTCGAGAAAGATGGTTTTACATTTGATATGGGGCCTAGTTGGTACTGGATGCCAGAAGTGATGGAGAAATTCTTTAATCAATTTGCCAAATCTACCACAGATTATTTCGAGCTTAAACGTTTAGATCCATCTTATCAGGTTATTTACGGAAAAGATGACGTGCTTGCTGTGCCGGCAAGCTATCAGGCATTAAAAAATGCGTTTGAAGAAATTGAGGAGGGAAGTTCTGTTCAATTAGATCAGTTTTTGGCAGAAGCCGAATATAAATATAACGTTGGAATTAATGAATTTGTGCATAAGCCGGGTTTAAGCATTTCCGAATTTATGGACGTTAAAGTAATTAAGGCCGCTACAAAGTTAGATTTGCTACAATCGTTCGCTAAGCACGTTCGCCGTTATTTTAAATCTCCAAAGCTGTTGCAACTTTTAGAATTTCCAGTATTGTTTCTGGGTGCGGTACCTAAAAATATTCCGGCTTTATATAGCATGATGAATTATGCGGATATTAAGCTAGGTACTTGGTATCCAATGGGTGGCTTCGGCAAATTGGCACAAGCAATGCACCTTTTGGCAGTAGAAAAAGGCGTAGCGTTTAAAACAAATACCGCCGTGCAATCAATTGAAGTGCAGGCTGGGCAAGCAAAAAAAGTAATTACTGCTCAAGGAGAAATTGAAGCAGATGTAGTAATTGGCGCCGGAGATTATCATCATATCGATCAGCATTTGTTGCCAAAACCGTTAAGAAACTATTCTGAAAAAGCTGGGATAAAAGAGTAA
- the idi gene encoding isopentenyl-diphosphate Delta-isomerase: MENVILVDTQDREVGVMEKMQAHQQAKLHRAFSVFLLNDKNEILLQQRAANKYHCGGMWTNTCCSHPRVGETLQIAVDRRLREEMGVVCETNWIYSFIYKADVGGGLVEHEFDHVFFGRFSGTPQPDESEVANWAYLGLNELEEDVKNNPTKYTPWFKIILAEVVDKEILNKVA; the protein is encoded by the coding sequence ATGGAAAACGTAATATTAGTAGATACACAAGATAGGGAAGTCGGTGTGATGGAGAAAATGCAGGCACATCAGCAAGCGAAACTACACCGTGCTTTTTCTGTTTTTTTATTAAATGATAAAAATGAAATTTTGTTGCAACAACGAGCCGCTAATAAATACCATTGTGGCGGCATGTGGACAAACACTTGCTGTAGCCACCCGCGGGTAGGAGAAACGCTGCAAATTGCTGTAGATAGACGTTTAAGAGAGGAAATGGGCGTTGTATGTGAAACCAATTGGATATATAGTTTTATTTATAAGGCCGATGTTGGCGGCGGACTAGTGGAGCATGAGTTTGACCACGTTTTTTTTGGCAGATTTTCTGGCACACCACAACCCGATGAAAGTGAAGTAGCCAATTGGGCATACTTAGGCTTAAACGAATTGGAAGAAGACGTAAAAAATAACCCAACTAAATACACACCTTGGTTTAAAATTATTTTAGCCGAAGTGGTAGATAAAGAGATTTTAAATAAAGTGGCCTGA
- a CDS encoding sterol desaturase family protein translates to MVLIIVLCVLGTFIVMESVAWLAHRYLMHGFLWYLHKDHHKKDDGQVFEKNDFFFLIFATPAIVLFLLGSIYGNVIMMAVAGGITLYGFCYFMVHDIFIHQRFKWFRNTNNIYLKAIRRAHKMHHKHLGKHHGECFGMLWVPFKYFREAYRQQKMQQNNS, encoded by the coding sequence ATGGTTTTAATAATTGTACTTTGCGTATTAGGCACCTTTATTGTAATGGAATCTGTAGCTTGGCTAGCTCACAGGTACTTAATGCATGGTTTTTTATGGTACTTGCACAAAGACCACCACAAAAAAGATGATGGACAGGTTTTTGAAAAAAACGATTTCTTTTTCTTGATTTTTGCTACCCCCGCTATCGTTTTGTTTCTTTTGGGCTCTATTTATGGCAATGTAATTATGATGGCTGTAGCTGGTGGTATTACCCTTTACGGTTTCTGTTATTTCATGGTGCATGATATTTTTATACATCAACGTTTTAAATGGTTTAGAAATACCAATAATATTTACCTAAAAGCCATTAGGCGGGCACATAAAATGCACCATAAACATTTGGGTAAACACCATGGCGAGTGCTTTGGTATGCTTTGGGTGCCATTCAAATACTTTCGCGAAGCCTATCGTCAACAAAAAATGCAACAAAACAACTCATGA
- a CDS encoding phytoene/squalene synthase family protein has translation MKALFDQVSAICSQVTTQKYSTSFSLGIKFLAPSIRPSIYAIYGFVRLADEVVDSFHDFDQKGLLDQLRLETTAALANKISLNPILNSFQEVVHRYQIDVELIDAFLDSMEMDLKKQVYTAQLYNKYIFGSAEVVGLMCLKVFCNGDEQEYNKLRPAAMKLGSAFQKVNFLRDIKADHYELGRMYFPNMNFECFTEEDKAIIEREINAEFDEALNGILKLPRCAKKGVYLAYIYYKSLFRKIQEIPAQQIMEKRVRVPDFQKALLMLNTFFVPQAPERLSANVG, from the coding sequence ATGAAAGCACTATTTGATCAGGTTTCGGCAATATGTAGCCAAGTAACCACCCAAAAATACAGCACCTCATTTTCTTTGGGCATCAAATTTTTGGCGCCTAGCATTCGCCCGTCCATTTATGCAATCTACGGGTTTGTTAGACTAGCGGATGAAGTTGTAGACTCTTTCCATGATTTTGATCAGAAGGGCCTGTTGGATCAATTAAGGTTGGAAACTACAGCAGCTCTAGCAAATAAAATTAGTTTAAACCCAATTTTAAATAGCTTTCAAGAGGTTGTTCATCGTTACCAAATTGATGTTGAGCTGATAGATGCCTTTTTAGACAGCATGGAAATGGACTTAAAAAAGCAGGTTTATACTGCACAATTGTATAATAAGTACATTTTTGGTTCGGCAGAGGTAGTAGGGCTAATGTGCCTAAAAGTGTTTTGTAATGGCGATGAGCAAGAATACAATAAGCTTCGTCCGGCAGCTATGAAATTAGGTTCTGCTTTTCAAAAAGTGAATTTTTTACGAGATATCAAAGCAGACCATTATGAATTGGGGAGAATGTATTTTCCTAACATGAATTTTGAATGTTTTACCGAAGAGGATAAGGCAATTATTGAGCGTGAAATTAATGCCGAATTTGATGAAGCGCTAAATGGTATTTTGAAATTGCCTCGTTGCGCTAAAAAGGGTGTATATTTGGCCTATATTTATTATAAATCACTTTTTAGAAAAATACAGGAGATCCCTGCGCAGCAAATTATGGAGAAAAGGGTAAGAGTGCCCGATTTCCAAAAGGCATTACTCATGCTAAACACCTTTTTTGTGCCGCAGGCTCCGGAAAGATTATCGGCAAATGTGGGCTAA